A window of the Pseudomonas sp. B21_DOA genome harbors these coding sequences:
- a CDS encoding metallophosphatase family protein, translating into MKTALISDTHNLLRAEAIGALQGCDLIIHAGDIGNPDILAQLSKIAPVHAVRGNNDLSSPWARDLPDRLTCTLNGWHTLLVHDIADVPAELDPDIKLIITGHSHKPCIEWRGDRLYVNPGSAGPRRFRLPVTLAILDIQPDSIEPRLIDLLDAPA; encoded by the coding sequence TTGAAAACCGCTCTGATATCCGACACTCACAATCTCCTCCGCGCTGAAGCCATTGGCGCGCTCCAAGGCTGTGACCTGATCATCCACGCCGGCGACATCGGCAACCCGGACATCCTCGCCCAATTGTCCAAAATTGCTCCCGTCCACGCCGTGCGCGGCAACAATGATCTCAGCAGCCCATGGGCCAGAGACCTCCCCGACCGTCTGACCTGCACTCTCAACGGCTGGCACACCCTTCTTGTCCACGACATCGCCGACGTCCCTGCCGAGCTGGATCCAGACATAAAGCTCATCATCACCGGCCACTCTCACAAACCGTGCATCGAATGGCGCGGCGATCGTCTATACGTGAACCCTGGTAGCGCCGGCCCTCGGCGTTTCAGATTGCCGGTCACGCTGGCAATTCTCGACATACAACCCGACAGCATCGAGCCGCGCCTGATTGACCTGCTGGATGCCCCCGCCTGA
- a CDS encoding low affinity iron permease family protein has translation MRFARFCQALSNWAGSPKTFLTAIVLIIAWAGTGPYFHYNDTWQLIINTSTTIITFLMVFLIQNTQNRDNDILHLKIDELIRATQEAQNATLGLEKMEARELRKLRDRYRALGESSEIDVEPIHDDGAR, from the coding sequence ATGAGATTTGCACGTTTTTGCCAGGCGCTCTCCAACTGGGCAGGTAGCCCGAAGACCTTTTTGACAGCGATCGTTTTGATCATTGCCTGGGCCGGAACAGGGCCGTACTTCCACTATAACGACACCTGGCAACTCATCATCAACACGTCCACCACGATCATTACGTTCCTGATGGTGTTCCTCATTCAAAACACCCAGAACCGCGACAACGACATTCTGCATTTGAAGATCGATGAGCTCATACGCGCCACCCAGGAAGCCCAGAATGCCACGCTGGGTCTGGAGAAAATGGAGGCGCGCGAGCTGAGAAAATTGCGGGATCGGTATCGTGCGTTGGGTGAATCGAGTGAGATTGATGTAGAGCCGATCCATGATGATGGGGCTCGTTAG
- a CDS encoding DUF692 domain-containing protein yields the protein MQTNTSSPTHLDPQLPLEATVGLGLRRALLNTLRDAPVGDFDFLEVAPENWIGIGGAHGEAMQSLAERYPLSCHGLSLSLGGSAPLDESFLEQVRGFLDRFNVPFYSEHLSYCSDDGHLYDLLPLPFTEEAVHHVAARIRRAQDILGRRLAVENVSYYAAAHQDMDELTFTNAVLREADCDLLLDVNNVYVNSVNHRFDPAVFLAGLEPERVVAMHVAGHYDEAEDLIIDTHGASVKPVVWSLLGQAYGLFGVKPTLLERDFNFPSYDELVAELNTIRRLQRDANALVRVTVDG from the coding sequence ATGCAAACGAACACTTCATCACCAACGCATTTAGATCCACAGCTCCCCCTTGAGGCGACCGTCGGGCTCGGATTGCGCCGTGCGCTGCTCAACACGCTCCGTGACGCTCCAGTCGGTGATTTCGATTTTCTAGAGGTTGCTCCAGAGAACTGGATCGGCATCGGTGGCGCTCATGGAGAGGCCATGCAGTCGCTGGCTGAACGCTACCCGCTGTCATGCCATGGCCTGTCACTTTCGCTGGGTGGCAGTGCGCCGCTGGACGAGTCTTTTCTTGAGCAAGTCCGCGGTTTTCTCGATCGCTTCAACGTGCCGTTTTATAGCGAACACCTGAGTTACTGCAGTGACGATGGCCATTTATACGACCTGCTGCCGTTGCCATTCACTGAGGAGGCCGTTCATCACGTTGCTGCGCGCATCCGTCGTGCCCAGGACATTCTCGGTCGTCGTCTTGCTGTGGAGAACGTCTCTTACTACGCCGCTGCTCATCAGGACATGGACGAACTTACGTTCACCAATGCAGTGCTCCGCGAGGCCGATTGCGACCTGTTGCTCGACGTTAATAATGTGTACGTCAACTCGGTGAACCACCGGTTTGATCCGGCGGTTTTCCTGGCCGGTCTGGAACCAGAACGCGTAGTCGCCATGCATGTGGCTGGCCATTACGACGAAGCCGAGGACCTGATCATCGACACCCATGGTGCGTCGGTCAAACCGGTAGTCTGGTCATTGCTGGGCCAGGCTTATGGTCTATTCGGTGTGAAACCAACGCTGCTGGAGCGCGATTTCAACTTTCCGTCCTACGACGAACTGGTGGCTGAGTTGAATACCATCCGGCGCTTGCAACGCGACGCCAATGCTCTGGTGCGGGTGACTGTCGATGGCTGA
- a CDS encoding SDR family oxidoreductase, with the protein MTQTALVVGASGIVGSAITQLLIDNQWQVAALSRHPSQAQGVIPVAADLQDPASLEQALRDVKPTHVFITTWSRQATEAENIRVNAAMVRNVLAAIRPAKSVKHVALVTGLKHYLGPFEAYGKGSLPQTPFREEQGRLDVENFYYAQEDELFAAAEKDGFTWSVHRPHTVTGVAVGNAMNMATTLAVYASICKHTNRPFVFPGSKVQWDSLTDMTDARQLAKQQLWAATTPAAANQAFNITNGDVFRWKWMWSRIAEYFDLPAADYPASPSPLEKQMADDQAVWAQIVAEHGLKESDIGRLISPWHTDADLGRPIEVVTDMSKSRLMGFTAYQASDQAFFDVFDRLREMRLIP; encoded by the coding sequence ATGACCCAGACAGCTCTAGTCGTGGGCGCCAGCGGCATTGTCGGCAGCGCCATCACCCAGTTACTCATCGACAACCAGTGGCAAGTCGCCGCGCTGTCGAGGCATCCGTCGCAAGCGCAAGGCGTGATCCCCGTCGCGGCAGACCTTCAGGATCCGGCTTCTCTGGAACAGGCGCTGAGGGATGTGAAACCCACGCATGTGTTCATTACCACATGGTCGCGGCAAGCCACGGAAGCCGAGAACATTCGCGTCAATGCGGCCATGGTGCGTAACGTCCTCGCCGCCATTCGCCCAGCCAAAAGCGTCAAACACGTAGCACTGGTTACCGGCCTGAAACACTACCTCGGCCCTTTCGAAGCCTATGGAAAAGGCAGCCTGCCGCAGACACCGTTTCGCGAAGAACAGGGTCGTCTGGATGTCGAGAACTTCTATTACGCTCAGGAAGACGAGCTCTTCGCCGCGGCTGAAAAGGATGGCTTCACGTGGAGCGTTCATCGTCCGCATACCGTCACTGGGGTGGCCGTGGGCAACGCGATGAACATGGCAACCACCCTCGCCGTCTATGCCTCGATTTGCAAACACACCAATCGCCCTTTCGTGTTTCCAGGATCAAAAGTGCAATGGGACAGCCTGACCGACATGACCGATGCGCGGCAGTTGGCGAAACAGCAACTGTGGGCAGCCACCACGCCGGCTGCGGCGAATCAGGCATTCAATATCACCAATGGCGATGTATTCCGCTGGAAATGGATGTGGAGCCGAATTGCCGAATACTTCGACCTGCCTGCTGCTGATTATCCTGCGTCACCTTCGCCTCTAGAGAAGCAGATGGCGGACGATCAAGCCGTTTGGGCGCAAATAGTCGCCGAGCACGGTTTGAAAGAGTCCGACATTGGACGTCTGATTTCCCCATGGCATACCGATGCCGACCTTGGCCGCCCAATCGAAGTGGTCACGGACATGTCGAAAAGCCGCCTGATGGGCTTCACTGCCTACCAAGCGAGCGATCAGGCATTTTTTGACGTGTTCGACAGGCTGCGGGAGATGCGCTTGATACCTTAG
- a CDS encoding organic hydroperoxide resistance protein, with product MTHIDKVLYTGKVHTSSGGRNGTALSDDGRLDIKLSSPGTSGAGTNPEQLFAAGWSACFIGAMGLAASKLKVTLPVDLAVDAEVDLGTTDGAYFLQARLNVYLPGLDRNVAQDLINTAHQTCPYSKATRNNINVVINLV from the coding sequence ATGACCCATATCGATAAAGTGCTGTACACCGGCAAAGTCCATACCTCCTCGGGTGGTCGTAATGGCACCGCTCTCAGTGACGATGGCCGACTGGATATAAAGCTGTCATCGCCTGGCACCTCTGGCGCCGGTACCAACCCAGAGCAGTTGTTTGCCGCAGGTTGGTCGGCCTGTTTCATCGGCGCGATGGGGCTTGCGGCGAGCAAGCTGAAAGTCACCCTCCCGGTTGACCTTGCCGTCGACGCCGAAGTGGATTTAGGCACAACCGATGGTGCGTATTTCCTGCAGGCTCGCCTTAACGTCTACCTTCCCGGGCTGGATCGCAACGTTGCTCAAGACCTGATCAACACCGCACACCAGACATGCCCGTACTCCAAAGCGACGCGGAACAACATCAACGTGGTGATCAACCTCGTATGA